The following proteins are co-located in the Acidicapsa acidisoli genome:
- a CDS encoding PadR family transcriptional regulator has protein sequence MTETNSRDLFPGALEMMILESLRREPAHGYALVQHIQQRSNNLLQVEEGSLYPALQRLLKAKLVKAEWKLSSTNRRVRTYQITAAGLRRLEQQISSFERMFEGISLVLNPGKVTTS, from the coding sequence ATGACAGAAACCAATTCACGCGATTTGTTTCCGGGCGCGCTCGAGATGATGATCCTCGAGTCGCTTCGCCGTGAGCCGGCCCATGGATATGCGCTGGTGCAGCACATCCAGCAACGGTCCAACAACCTGCTGCAAGTGGAAGAGGGTTCGCTCTATCCAGCGTTGCAGCGGTTGCTGAAGGCAAAGCTGGTGAAGGCGGAGTGGAAACTCTCTTCAACCAATCGCCGAGTGAGAACCTATCAGATAACTGCTGCAGGCCTGCGCCGCCTGGAGCAGCAGATTTCCAGCTTTGAGCGCATGTTTGAGGGCATCTCACTGGTCTTGAACCCGGGTAAAGTCACAACAAGTTGA
- a CDS encoding ATP-binding protein, with protein sequence MRTHLRKPEVSDGGNVLEFRKGLGPDLENKMQKGEPRRLIETERMSAIGIMACSIFHDMRHALSAIYANAEFLERNDLCASVRADLLLEIQEAILATTERIDSLLQFGGSGRNNPLVYERVSMVVEKAVAAVKFHPDGRNVFVRAGEFPPAKAVMDVRNLESAIYNLLLNACQAATRSSHVPEVEIQLTEVDELIYLTILDNGPGIPASVRRTLFEPFVTAGKPNGTGLGLALARRVAEEHGGSVCLEESNRERTVFTLSLTKNRSLPLRPQER encoded by the coding sequence GTGAGAACGCACCTTAGGAAGCCAGAAGTTTCAGACGGCGGCAATGTCCTCGAGTTTCGTAAGGGCCTTGGTCCGGATCTGGAAAACAAGATGCAGAAGGGCGAACCGCGCCGACTGATTGAGACGGAGAGAATGTCAGCAATTGGCATCATGGCATGCTCAATATTCCACGATATGCGCCACGCACTTTCGGCGATCTATGCGAACGCCGAGTTTCTCGAGCGCAACGATTTATGTGCGAGCGTGCGTGCTGATCTTCTGCTCGAAATTCAGGAAGCAATACTAGCGACGACGGAGCGCATTGATTCACTACTGCAATTCGGCGGGAGTGGACGGAACAATCCGCTGGTTTATGAGCGTGTTTCTATGGTTGTTGAGAAAGCCGTTGCGGCAGTGAAGTTTCATCCAGACGGGCGGAACGTGTTCGTCAGAGCCGGCGAGTTCCCGCCGGCAAAGGCAGTTATGGATGTAAGGAATCTTGAAAGTGCCATATACAACTTGCTGCTCAATGCCTGCCAAGCTGCGACACGCTCAAGTCACGTACCTGAGGTGGAGATCCAACTTACTGAAGTCGATGAACTGATCTACCTCACAATCCTGGACAATGGTCCTGGCATACCTGCCTCTGTCCGGAGAACATTGTTCGAGCCCTTCGTGACCGCAGGAAAACCCAACGGAACAGGCCTTGGTCTCGCCTTGGCTCGTCGAGTAGCTGAAGAACACGGTGGCAGCGTCTGCCTCGAAGAATCGAATCGAGAGAGGACCGTATTCACGCTGAGCCTAACGAAAAACAGATCATTACCTTTAAGACCTCAAGAGCGGTAG
- a CDS encoding NmrA family NAD(P)-binding protein translates to MYAVMGITGKVGGAVARTLLAKGEKVRGIVRNPEKAEEWQRRGVGLFKADYDDVDALTTAFTGVAGVFVMVPPNFAPAPGFAETKATLKVLHEALSRSLPSKAVYLSSIGAEQASGLGLITSSHLLEETLSDLPFSHAFLRAGWFIENSAGDLPSARNECKIRFQLHPLDRKFPLVATADIGKVGAQTLTQSWTGIRHIEVAGPEGYSPLDITNASAEAVGRPVEAIAVPRAEWETLWVSQGMPEGRTAPRAEMVDGFNSGWIHFGVPGTEHVNGATPLREVIAQLVNRG, encoded by the coding sequence ATGTACGCAGTCATGGGAATCACAGGGAAGGTAGGCGGCGCCGTCGCGCGCACCCTTCTTGCAAAGGGCGAGAAGGTTCGAGGGATCGTAAGGAATCCCGAGAAAGCAGAGGAGTGGCAGAGGCGAGGTGTGGGGCTCTTCAAAGCCGACTACGACGATGTGGATGCGCTAACGACCGCGTTCACCGGTGTCGCTGGCGTCTTCGTCATGGTTCCTCCAAACTTCGCACCGGCCCCAGGCTTCGCCGAGACCAAGGCGACGTTGAAGGTCCTGCATGAGGCACTATCAAGATCTCTGCCGTCGAAGGCGGTTTATCTGTCATCCATAGGAGCGGAACAGGCCAGTGGATTGGGTTTGATCACAAGCTCACATCTCCTCGAAGAGACGTTGAGCGATCTTCCGTTCTCTCATGCATTTCTGCGCGCCGGCTGGTTCATTGAGAACTCAGCCGGTGACTTACCGAGCGCGCGGAATGAATGTAAGATCCGGTTTCAGCTCCATCCGCTTGACCGAAAGTTTCCCCTCGTTGCGACCGCGGACATCGGCAAGGTGGGTGCACAAACGCTTACCCAGAGCTGGACCGGAATTCGCCATATCGAAGTTGCGGGCCCGGAAGGTTACAGCCCCCTCGACATAACAAATGCTTCCGCAGAAGCAGTTGGACGTCCCGTCGAGGCGATTGCCGTTCCCAGGGCGGAATGGGAGACGTTATGGGTTTCACAGGGGATGCCAGAGGGACGAACGGCGCCTCGAGCGGAGATGGTCGATGGATTCAATTCTGGTTGGATTCACTTTGGCGTCCCAGGAACAGAGCATGTAAATGGAGCGACGCCGCTTCGTGAGGTGATAGCTCAGCTCGTGAATCGCGGCTAA